A stretch of DNA from Gimesia chilikensis:
GTAAGGCAACGAAATTCCGTAGATAGTTAGACTTTTTCACTTTGACGCCCTTTCCAGTTTTTCACAGATAATATCGCAGTCCCGTTGTGTGATTACGCCCGTCCCTTGAGCATGCCTTTCCAATACAGCAAGGGGAGAAAGTACTTTTTCAGAACCCACATGCTCCAGCGTTCCTTCGACTGATCGAAGGGAAAGGTTTCATGGGGATGTTTATCGTAGTCGAATTCCGCCAGCACGAGTTTGCCATACCCGGTCACCAGCGGACACGATGTATAACCGTCATACTTCGCCGTCAGCGGTTTCCCGGCAATGGCCGCTTTCAGGTTCTTAACGGCCACCGGTGCTTGTTTGCGAATGGCGGCTGCGGTTTTGGATGTCGGCAGATTACTGCTGTCTCCGAGAGCAAATACATTCGGGTAACGGACATGCTGCAGCGAGTACTTATCGACATCCACCCAGCCCTTATCGTCAGCGAGGGGGCTCTGAGCAATGAACGCCGGTGGCCCCATGGGAGGCGTCACGTGAATCATGTCGTACGCAATCGTGGTCTCTGCACCGGTCTCCGTATGCTGAAAGATCGCTTCTTTGGTCTCGGCACTGATGGCAACCAGTTTCTGATTGAAGCGGGTATCGATGTTTTTGCGTTCGATCACTTTTTCCAGCGTTTTTCGATACTTTTCGACGGCAAAAATCGTACTGCTGCCCGAAGCGAAGATGATCTGCGTTTTATCGCGTACTCCTGATTTACGGAAATAGTCATCCGCGAGATAACAGATCTTCTGCGGCGCGCCACCACACTTGATGCCAGTTTCGGGCTGGGTGAAGATCGCCGTCCCCCCTTTGAAGTCGCGGATATTTTCCCAGGTACTGCCGACCGACTCAAACGAGTAATTGCTGCAGACGCCTTCTTTACCGAGCGCGTCTTTGAGGCCGGTGATGGCATCCCACTTGATACCGATGCCTGCACTGACCACGAGGAAATCGTATTCGATGGTCTGCCCATCGCGGGTTTTCAGGCGGTTCCGTTCCGGTTCGAACGAAACGACGGCATCTTTAATCCATTTCGCTTTGGGGGGAATCACGGAGGCTTCGGAGCGTCGCGTGTTTTCCTTGCGAAAGGCTCCGCCTCCCACCAGGGTCCAGGCCGGCTGGTAATAGTGATTCTCCGACGGGTCAATAATGGCCACGTCATAATCACTCAACCAGCCTTTGGTCAGTTTCGCGGCAACCGTAATGCCCGCACTGCCGCCGCCGACAATCACAACCTGGTGATGCACGACTTTCTCGGAAGGTGGCTGCACCTGTGCCTGATTCTGTGTTTCTGCAATCACATCGGAAATCATATGCTTATTCTCCCTGTTCTGGATGTCGGGATACCGCTTGTGGATCTCGACGGTCACTGGTATCGGTTTTTACTGGCTGAGGACAAGGCTGGGGGTTCAGTCCACACAGCCCACTCAGACAGGTCTGCATTCCCAGTCGGGGCAGGATCCAGAGATTCAAGATGAACCAGAGGGACAGCACCGCGAGTAAAACGACGAGGTCAGTCATGATTTTTTCTCCAGTGAACAGGCTGCAGCGGAACTTGTAGAACAACTGATGGGACCGGAGTTGCCGGTAGTGGGCAGTCCCGCGGTTTCCCATGCCTGGTAGCCACCAGCCAGGTTGGTAACGTCAATACCAGCCGCCTGCAATAGACTGGCCGCAATTGCAGAGCGAGCCCCACTACGGCATTGCACGACCACTGGCTGATGGCATTCCAGGGTAGAAATCATGTCAGGAAAATGTCCGAGGAAACGGTGTTCGGCCTGGGGAACATGTCCCTGGCTCCATTCCGAATCGGCACGAACATCAAACAGCGTTACAGCACCAGACTCGATTTGTGACGCCAGTTCGGCCGGTGTTTTCACGGGATAGTGTTCCGTCGCCCGACCGGACTGGATCTCTCCGCTCCGTTCGAACCAGCCTGAGACCCGATCGATGCCGATCTTGTGTAATACGCGATAGGCTTCCGGCAGGTCGGCAGCGTCTGCGATCAGGTAGACCGGCTGATCGTAGTCGACGAGCCAGCCCGCCCAGGCTGCCAGCATCGACAGCGGAATATTGATTGTGCCGGGTACATGAGCTGTCGCGAATTCATTGGAAGGAGACAGGTCGATCACCGTGGCAGAGGAACTGACCAGCGACTCCTGTAATGCCGGGAGCGGTTTGGGCAGTGTGACCTTGCCCAGCACCAGCGGTCCTTCTTTATTAACGCGTTTCATCACCGCAAAGTAGCGGGGGGCTTCGGGCTGATCGGACAGGATGTAGTTCACGAATTCGGTTTCGTCTGCATACTGCAGCGCCGGATTGAATCGTTTTTCATAACCTACGGTGGAGGACGGAATCGCTCCGAGTCCCTTTCCGCAGGCACTACCCGCACCATGGGCCGGCCAGACCTGCAGATAGTCGGGTAACTCTTTGAAACGCTGGGCCGAGTGATAGAGCTGCCGCGCACCGACTTCGGCACTTCCCTGAACGCCGGCAGCAGCTTCCAGCAGGTCCGGGCGTCCAATCGAACCGACGAACACGAAATCGCCCGTGAAGATTCCCATCGGCTCATTGGCACCGCCGCCCTGATCGGTTAACAGGAAGGAGATACTTTCCGGTGTATGACCGGGAGTGTGCAGGACGTCAAAACGAATATTCCCGACCTGGAAAGTATCTCCTTCTTTCAACAACTGTGCCTCGTACTGATCCGCAAATTCGTACTTCCATTCCGCAGGACCTGCATCAGAAACGTACAACTTCGCTCCCACGCGTTCTGCCAGTTCCCGCACACCGGATACGTAATCGGCGTGGATATGGGTTTCAGCCACTCCGGTGAGTTTGACACCTTCACGCTGTGCCATCTCGAGGTATTGTTCGATGTCACGTCCCGGATCTACCACGACTGCCTCTTTGGTTTTCTGACAGCCCACCAGGTACGATGCATGGGCCAGTTTCTGATCGTAAAAGTATTTCAATAACATCACTCATCTCCCTGATGCTGAAAGGTGGAATTTTTGTGGTGAGAAGGCAGCAGCACATAGTTGTTGCCAGTTGTCATGCGCGCCTGCCGAGCGGCTGCAGGTACCAGTTTGCTGCCCTCATGGACGATGACGAACCCGCCGAGCAGAATCAGAAATCCTGCAAAGACGGTCTTCAAGACATGTTGATTCAGGTGGGCATTTAATTTGTGCCCCACGACACTGCCGACGATCCCGATCAAGGTGAAGACGAGAATTGTCTGCCAGTTGACGGACATCTGGTGTGAGACCAGAAAGTGTTCGTATTTGACGAAGCCGACAGTGGCGTTAATTACGATAATGACCAGGCTCGTACCGATCGCTTTTCGCATGGGCAGTTTGCCCAGAATGACCAGGGCCGGAACGATCAGGAAGCCGCCTCCCACTCCTACGAAGCCGGTCAGCAATCCGACGCCGATTCCTTCCGTCGCCATTTTCCAGCGGGGTGACTGCTGCGCGGAGGGCTCAAGAGATTCGTGGGCGCCTTCCGGTCCGCGCGCTCTGCGGAACATCACGAAGGCGGCAGCCAGCAGGATGGTGCCAAAGACTACCAGCTGCAACGCCTCCGTGGCCAGACCTCCCAGCCAGGCCCCTGCCAGTGTTCCCAGCATGCCGGGAAGTCCGAAGAAAACCACACTGCGCCAGTCGATTAATTTCGAACTGGCATAAGGGATTGCAGCGGCGATGGAGATCATCCCCACGATCGCCATGGATTCGGCAATGGATTCCTTGGTGCCATGTCCTACGAGATAGACTAAAATGGGCACCGTAATCGCCGACCCGCCCGAACCGAGCAGCCCCAGAGTCAGGCCAATCAGCAGTGAACCAATCAGAATGTATGCCATGATGCTCTCCCAGCAGATTCCATGCAGACTGGCCTGCGGGAGATTCATTCCCTGATTCAAACAGCGGCCAGTCCGATGAATCACATACGCATTATATCGGTACATCGCGACATATCAATATAGTTATTCTGGAATAGCGATATTTAGCGAGGTAATATTTCCTGGGCTAACGGATTATTCAGCCGATCGAGGTGGGAAAGACTTTTACTGTTGGACGTGTTGCGGAAGCAGAGCATCCTAAAGCACTAATAAATAAACACTTATAAATCATGAACCCATTTCCGTTTCGTATCGTCGCAGGATATCTCTCGTGCAAGACTGCCAGATAAGCCCGACTTCAACAGACATATAGGACGAACTGGACACTTACCGAGGTCTCTTTCTTGAGAGAAACTGTTGGAACGATTCGAGCAGCATGGTATAGTGGAGCTTTCCTTCCTGCTGACCTAAGTCGTTTCACCACAACAAGACAGGTATTCCATGGCACTCCGACGGTCCCCCCTGCTCTTTCTACTGTTCTGGCTGAGTCTCGTCTCGACCGATCTGGCTGCGAAGGACCGTCCCCTCGACTTCAAAACCGACATCGCCCCGCTGTTCGCCGACCACTGTGTCCGCTGCCATTCACCTGATAATACCAAAGGGGGCGTATCGCTGGCCGGCGTTCAGGATCTGCTGGACAACGGCTATCTGACTCCCGGAAAGCCGGACGAGAGCTATCTGCTGGAACTGGTTACCTCCCAGGAGGGGAAGCCGCCGACCATGCCTCAGGAAGCGTCCCCACTGTCGGACGAACAGGTCGCGCTGCTCACCCGCTGGATTCGCGAAGGCGCGGTCTGGCCCAAAGATGTGGTGGTGAAGCAGAAGTCCAAGGCCGATACCAGCTGGTGGTCGCTACAGCCTTTGAAAGAAGATTTTGCCGCAATCAAACCGGCTTCTGCTGAACAGGGACTGACCATCGATGATTTCATCCGTCAGAAACTGGCTAAAGAACAGCTGTCATTGAGTCCCGCTGCGGATCGTCGCACGCTGATCCGCCGTCTGGCCTTTGACCTGCATGGGCTCCCCCCGGATCCGGCCGCTGTGGAAGCGTTTGTGAATGATCCCGATCCACGGGCCTACGAAAAGCTGGTTGACCACATGCTGGCTTCGCCCCGGTACGGGGAACGCATGGCACAGCACTGGCTCGACCTGGCACATTATGCGGACACGCATGGCTTTGAGCGGGATAAACGCCGCGACAATGCCTGGCGTTACCGGGACTATGTGATAGCAGCCTTCAATGCGGACAAACCGTATGCCCGTTTTCTGCAGGAACAGATCGCCGGCGATGTTCTCTGGCCGGATGACGAACAGGCCACCATCGCCACCGGTTTCCTGGCTGCGGGGCCATGGGACTTTGTGGGGCAGGTTGAAACCAAAAGCGATGTCCTGCGTCGCTCCGCCCGTTCGCTGGACCTGGATGATATGGCGACGCAGGTCATGACGGCCTGCATGGGAATCACCATTAACTGTGCCCGCTGTCACGATCACAAGCTGGATCCAATCACACAGAAAGAGTATTACCAATTGCGGGCGGTCTTCGCGGGTGTCAAACGAGCCGAACGCGTTGTCAGCCAATCCGCCATCAAGGAATATGAAAGCAGAAAACAGGAGCTGA
This window harbors:
- a CDS encoding MBL fold metallo-hydrolase; amino-acid sequence: MLLKYFYDQKLAHASYLVGCQKTKEAVVVDPGRDIEQYLEMAQREGVKLTGVAETHIHADYVSGVRELAERVGAKLYVSDAGPAEWKYEFADQYEAQLLKEGDTFQVGNIRFDVLHTPGHTPESISFLLTDQGGGANEPMGIFTGDFVFVGSIGRPDLLEAAAGVQGSAEVGARQLYHSAQRFKELPDYLQVWPAHGAGSACGKGLGAIPSSTVGYEKRFNPALQYADETEFVNYILSDQPEAPRYFAVMKRVNKEGPLVLGKVTLPKPLPALQESLVSSSATVIDLSPSNEFATAHVPGTINIPLSMLAAWAGWLVDYDQPVYLIADAADLPEAYRVLHKIGIDRVSGWFERSGEIQSGRATEHYPVKTPAELASQIESGAVTLFDVRADSEWSQGHVPQAEHRFLGHFPDMISTLECHQPVVVQCRSGARSAIAASLLQAAGIDVTNLAGGYQAWETAGLPTTGNSGPISCSTSSAAACSLEKKS
- a CDS encoding sulfite exporter TauE/SafE family protein; the encoded protein is MYRYNAYVIHRTGRCLNQGMNLPQASLHGICWESIMAYILIGSLLIGLTLGLLGSGGSAITVPILVYLVGHGTKESIAESMAIVGMISIAAAIPYASSKLIDWRSVVFFGLPGMLGTLAGAWLGGLATEALQLVVFGTILLAAAFVMFRRARGPEGAHESLEPSAQQSPRWKMATEGIGVGLLTGFVGVGGGFLIVPALVILGKLPMRKAIGTSLVIIVINATVGFVKYEHFLVSHQMSVNWQTILVFTLIGIVGSVVGHKLNAHLNQHVLKTVFAGFLILLGGFVIVHEGSKLVPAAARQARMTTGNNYVLLPSHHKNSTFQHQGDE
- a CDS encoding FAD/NAD(P)-binding oxidoreductase, which codes for MISDVIAETQNQAQVQPPSEKVVHHQVVIVGGGSAGITVAAKLTKGWLSDYDVAIIDPSENHYYQPAWTLVGGGAFRKENTRRSEASVIPPKAKWIKDAVVSFEPERNRLKTRDGQTIEYDFLVVSAGIGIKWDAITGLKDALGKEGVCSNYSFESVGSTWENIRDFKGGTAIFTQPETGIKCGGAPQKICYLADDYFRKSGVRDKTQIIFASGSSTIFAVEKYRKTLEKVIERKNIDTRFNQKLVAISAETKEAIFQHTETGAETTIAYDMIHVTPPMGPPAFIAQSPLADDKGWVDVDKYSLQHVRYPNVFALGDSSNLPTSKTAAAIRKQAPVAVKNLKAAIAGKPLTAKYDGYTSCPLVTGYGKLVLAEFDYDKHPHETFPFDQSKERWSMWVLKKYFLPLLYWKGMLKGRA